The Puntigrus tetrazona isolate hp1 chromosome 23, ASM1883169v1, whole genome shotgun sequence genome has a segment encoding these proteins:
- the LOC122329206 gene encoding taste receptor type 1 member 1: protein MGKTLAWFVFLCLLSYSDSGGLHLQGDYIISGWFPLHNSDSTIPPTPYLTDCTQGSTNKHGYHLVQAFRYAVDEINNGTRNKDLLPGVTLGYRTYDLCSLPASNLATLDLLVQQDDSSLVDSRSVAIIGPDSSSYSFTPAAALGAFLVPQISYEASNELLSNKILYPAFFRTIPSDKNQVSAMIQILVRFNWTWIALLGSDNSYGIQGMQGLSQQAPLYNLCIAYQALIPAVTDETKQYMQDMVKNILKTKVNTIVVFANKRRAAGFFPFVIDQNVTGKVWIGTEDWSVASTVSSIPGISTIGTVLGVAVQYTEFSGFEDFERLSVPGLKDLNSPFSHSVSCMQNTKLYEIAIQGFSLSQYDVVSSFNVYKAVYAVAHALHNILHCDSGLCQKYNVQPWEVFHQLKQVQFSIRNTSFYFDENGDPPTGYDIVTWVWTDGQWSFKVVGNYTPGPTQLQLDDSLIKWTGQGSLVTKVPESLCSPECPYGYRKLMTGQHKCCFDCMACPAATFLNKTGYTFCQACARDYWSEAESETCEERAELYLPWGAPLTTALLIYLGVTLFLTLGTAVIFLFNLSTPVVKSAGGKTCLLMLASLTVASCSTLCHFSRPSHIGCLLKQPLFMISFTVCLACVTVRSFQVVCIFKWSSKLPRSYETWAKNRGPEMFIFITTVVEVFISLLRMILDPPFPSRDYDFYRDSIILECSKTLSLGAFAELLFVCVLSLICFCLSYMGKDLPANYNEAKCITFSLMIYMISWITFFTAYCISRGSFAMALNVGAILFSVLGILGGYFLPKVYIMLIKPQLNTTAHFQNCIQMYTMSKQ, encoded by the exons ATGGGTAAGACGCTGGCCTGgtttgtctttctctgtctcttgaGCTACAGTGACAGTGGAGGGCTCCACCTTCAAGGAGATTATATAATCTCTGGCTGGTTCCCTCTCCATAATTCAGATTCCACCATCCCACCGACACCTTACCTGACTGACTGCACACA AGGCTCGACCAATAAACATGGCTATCATCTGGTGCAGGCCTTCAGATACGCCGTGGATGAAATTAACAACGGCACCCGGAATAAGGACCTCCTTCCAGGGGTTACGCTGGGCTACCGGACGTATGACCTGTGCTCCCTCCCGGCCAGCAATCTGGCCACCCTGGATCTGCTGGTGCAGCAGGACGACAGTTCACTTGTGGACAGCCGTTCTGTGGCCATCATCGGTCCTGACAGCAGTTCCTACTCTTTCACACCAGCCGCTGCTCTTGGTGCATTCCTGGTCCCTCAG aTCTCTTACGAGGCATCAAATGAACTGCTGAGCAACAAGATCCTCTATCCAGCTTTCTTCCGCACCATTCCCAGTGACAAAAACCAAGTCAGCGCAATGATACAAATCCTCGTCAGATTTAACTGGACCTGGATCGCCCTTCTCGGTAGTGACAATTCATACGGTATACAGGGAATGCAAGGCCTATCCCAGCAAGCGCCGCTTTATAATTTATGTATCGCATACCAAGCCTTGATACCGGCTGTAACCGACGAGACGAAGCAATACATGCAAGACATGGTCAAAAACATTCTCAAAACCAAAGTCAACACTATAGTTGTCTTCGCCAATAAGAGGCGGGCCGCTGGCTTCTTTCCTTTCGTTATTGACCAAAACGTGACTGGAAAAGTATGGATTGGGACGGAGGACTGGTCGGTGGCGTCAACAGTGAGTAGTATCCCAGGGATCAGTACCATAGGGACTGTCCTCGGTGTCGCAGTCCAGTATACTGAATTTAGTGGTTTCGAAGACTTTGAAAGGCTTTCTGTGCCCGGTCTCAAAGACCTCAACAGTCCGTTCAGCCACAGCGTCTCATGTatgcaaaatacaaaactttACGAAATAGCGATTCAGGGCTTTTCTTTGTCGCAATATGATGTTGTTTCGTCCTTTAACGTGTATAAGGCTGTGTACGCCGTAGCTCATGCACTGCACAACATCCTGCACTGTGACTCTGGACTGTGTCAGAAATATAACGTGCAGCCATGGGAG GTATTTCATCAGCTAAAACAAGTTCAGTTTTCTATTCGAAATacgtcattttattttgatgaaaacgGAGACCCTCCTACAGGTTATGATATAGTGACGTGGGTATGGACGGACGGCCAGTGGTCATTCAAGGTGGTGGGAAATTACACTCCAGGTCCCACTCAGCTTCAGTTAGATGACTCTCTGATTAAATGGACAGGTCAAGGGTCTCTTGTAACCAAG GTTCCCGAGTCACTGTGTTCTCCAGAGTGTCCTTATGGATACAGAAAGCTCATGACGGGACAGCATAAGTGTTGCTTTGACTGCATGGCATGCCCTGCCGCCACCTTCCTTAACAAAACAG GTTACACGTTCTGCCAAGCGTGTGCCAGAGACTACTGGTCCGAAGCAGAGAGTGAGACATGTGAGGAGCGAGCAGAGCTGTACCTGCCGTGGGGCGCTCCGCTCACTACGGCCCTGCTCATATACCTGGGGGTGACCCTGTTTCTCACCCTCGGCACTGCTGTCATCTTCCTGTTCAACCTCAGCACCCCTGTGGTGAAGTCGGCCGGAGGGAAGACCTGTCTGCTGATGTTGGCGTCTCTGACCGTAGCTTCCTGCAGCACGCTGTGTCACTTCAGCAGACCCTCTCACATCGGCTGCCTCCTCAAACAGCCCCTCTTCATGATCAGCTTCACCGTCTGCCTGGCGTGTGTGACTGTGCGCTCGTTTCAG GtggtttgtatatttaaatggtCCTCCAAACTGCCAAGATCCTATGAGACCTGGGCCAAGAATCGAGGCCCTGAGATGTTCATCTTCATTACGACAGTGGTGGAGGTCTTTATCTCTCTTCTTCGGATGATCCTCGACCCTCCCTTTCCGTCTCGGGACTATGACTTCTACAGAGACAGCATTATTCTGGAGTGCAGTAAGACCCTGTCTCTCGGGGCCTTCGCCGAGCTCctttttgtgtgcgtgttgaGCTTAATTTGCTTCTGCCTGAGCTACATGGGAAAAGATCTGCCGGCCAATTACAATGAGGccaaatgcattacatttagtcTCATGATATATATGATTTCTTGGATCACGTTCTTCACAGCTTACTGCATTTCCAGAGGGAGCTTCGCCATGGCCCTAAACGTAGGCGCCATCCTGTTTAGTGTGCTAGGGATCCTCGGCGGCTACTTTTTGCCAAAGGTGTACATAATGTTGATAAAGCCCCAGTTGAATACAACAGCCCACTTCCAAAACTGCATTCAAATGTACACCATGTCCAAGCAGTGA
- the her12 gene encoding hairy-related 12, with amino-acid sequence MAPHSVTLSSFDHLHFSDKDKMKLRKPIVEKMRRDRINSCIDQLKSLLEKEFHSHDPSAKLEKADILEMTVSFLKQQRQQQQLPQRDYNEGYSHCWRESVHFLTLHSTGGGSGRELQHLHNAQRASAAISSAAPGPSSKLSTAGLQQPDIRRPVWRPW; translated from the exons ATGGCACCCCATTCAGTGACGCTTTCGTCTTTCGACCATCTACACTTCAGTGACAAGGACAAAATGAAG CTGAGGAAGCCAATCGTCGAAAAGATGCGCAGAGACCGCATCAACAGCTGCATCGACCAGCTCAAGAGCCTCCTGGAGAAGGAGTTTCACAGCCACGACCCCAGCGCCAAACTGGAGAAGGCCGACATCCTGGAAATGACCGTCAGCTTCCTCAAACAGcagcggcagcagcagcagcttccTCAGAGGGACTATAATGAAGGCTACTCTCATTGCTGGAGGGAGTCTGTCCACTTCCTCACTCTTCATTCCACCGGAGGAGGATCTGGCCGGGAGCTCCAGCACCTCCACAATGCCCAGCGAGCGAGCGCTGCTATCAGCTCCGCTGCACCAGGACCTTCCTCTAAACTGAGCACGGCCGGTTTGCAACAGCCTGACATCAGGAGGCCCGTCTGGAGACCCTGGTAG